In the genome of Eschrichtius robustus isolate mEscRob2 chromosome 2, mEscRob2.pri, whole genome shotgun sequence, the window TGCATCCGTTAGTTCTGGGGGATACCTGATTCAGAAAGAAGCCTCATCCGCCACCCTGCCTTAGCTGGTTGGTTTCCTTCTCTGGCACCGTGGGCCCGCCGGCCTTTCTCGGCCCCTGAATACGTGGAGGGCGGCGAGCAGCACTTTGAGGCTGAGATATTTCAGACACCTAGCCTGGTCCAGCTTCTACCCTGAAGAGGCGGTGTTAACGGGGGTTTGGAGTTGTGCTTCTCTTGTAATTGCGTTTTTGTTCTCTGGGTGCTGCCTCAGATGATGGGACGGGTCCCGAGAAGATAGCTCACATAATGGGGCCCCCAGACCGGTGTGAGCACGCCGCGAGGATCATCAATGATCTCCTCCAGAGCCTCAGGGTGGGTGGCGTCGGCTGTGCTGAGAAGGGCTGGTGGGGACAGAGGGGCCAGGCTGGGTTCCTGTGTTAACTCTCTgtctcctccctgccctgcagAGTGGTCCCCCGGGCCCTCCAGGGGGTCCTGGCATGCCCCCAGGGGGCCGAGGTCGAGGAAGAGGCCAAGGCAACTGGGGCCCTCCCGGTGGGGAGATGACCTTCTCCATTCCCACTCACAAGTGCGGACTGGTCATCGGCCGAGGTGAGTAGCCCTTCCACGGGCCCCATCCCTTCCCCGctctcttcccaccctcccttcacaGCCTGTGGCTTCCGCAGGTGGCGAGAACGTGAAAGCCATAAACCAGCAGACGGGCGCCTTTGTAGAGATCTCCCGGCAGCTGCCACCCAACGGGGACCCTAACTTCAAATTGTTCATCATCCGGGGCTCACCCCAGCAGATCGACCACGCCAAGCAGCTCATCGAGGAGAAGATCgaggtgggctggggaggggctctgGGAGCCTGGGCCCGGCTCCTTCTCCCGCTCCACTGACTTGTCCGATTCTCTTTCCTCCAGGGTCCCCTCTGCCCAGTGGGACCAGGCCCTGGGGGCCCAGGCCCTGCCGGCCCCATGGGACCCTTCAACCCCGGGCCCTTCAATCAGGGGCCACCCGGGGCTCCCCCTCAGTGAGTATCCCTGCCGGCTCCCTggggtttggggtggggtggggctgtgcTGGCAGGGAGACTGGCGGACCCTGTGTCCGTCCCCTCCACTGAGATGGCCAGCCCCGCCTCGTGGAAGTGCTGAGCGTTTGGCCCCAGACGTGATCCCGGCCAGCCCCCTGTTTTACAGACACATTCTTAAAAGATGCCACAGGTGTTGCCCTTGGTCTCCACCCACGCGTAGATCCGTGCATGGTGCGCTCGGGGACTTGCACTTCCTTGAGTCAACACAGCCTTTGGCGTTTGCATCGGTCATCTCATGCCCTTCCCTGGGCCAGGAACCCGCAGCGCCACTCAAGGGGTGCTCTGGGTCCCCGTCCGAGCTGCAGCCATCCTCTGTGGGGACCCAGGAGCAGCCTGGCTCACGTGTTCCCCGTTCTCGTCCTGCAGTGCTGGAGGCCCCCCTCCTCACCAGTACccaccccagggctggggcaaTACCTACCCTCAGTGGCAGCCGCCTGCTCCTCACGACCCGAGTAAGTGTAAGGACCTGACCAGGGCAGGCGGAGAGGGGGCCGGCTTTCCGGGCCACCGCTCAGCCCACACGTCCTCCTCCCGCAGATAAAGCCGCGGCTGCCGCCGCAGACCCCAACGCTGCCTGGGCCGCCTACTACTCACACTACTaccagcagcccccaggccccgtgCCAGGCCCAGCGCCGGCCCCCGCGGCCCCGCCCACCCAGGGCGAGCCCCCTCAGCCTCCACCTGCCGGCCAGTCGGACTACACTAAGGCCTGGGAGGAGTATTACAAGAAGATCGGTGAGTGCCTGGCCCACGGCGGGGGCTCGGGTCCGCCAGCGAGCAGTGGGCGGGTGGGTGGCCGTGTCCCCTGCCTGGGCTCTGACCTCGCAGCCTGTGTCCACAGGCCAGCAGCCCCAGCAGCCCGGCGCGCCCCCGCAGCAGGACTACACGAAGGCCTGGGAGGAGTACTACAAGAAGCAGGGTGAGCCGGCGGGGCCGCGGGGGGCAGGACCGGGCTCGCCCTCGTGCCGGCCACACTCACCCgccctctgctcccccacagcTCAAGTGGCCACGGGAGGGGGTCCGGGAGCGCCCCCAGGCTCCCAGCCGGACTACAGTGCCGCCTGGGCCGAATATTACAGACAGCAAGCCGCTTACTACGGACAGACTCCAGGTCCTGGCGGCCCCCAGCCTCCACCCACACAGCAGGGACAGCAGCAGGCAAGTGGGAATtgccaccctcctcctcctcctttctccttccaaCCCCCGGCTACCGTCCATCCTGCCTTAGTGGGTAGCGCCGGAAATCCCTTCCCCTGCGGGGTGTGTCCTTGATGCCTGCAGCGGGGGCCACGTGGCCAGAGGTCTCCGGGAGTCCCCACGCGCCGGGGGAAGTGTGTGCTGGGTCCAGAGGTTAAACGAAGAGGCCTCCCTCCGCCGGCCCGCTTGTTCCTGTGTAACGCTGTCATGATGCTGGGGGAGAGCGCGCGAAACAAATAAAAGGAGGAACTGTTGAACTGGTGGGtagtcctgggggtgggggggcaggccGTCCACTCAGATGCTGGTCGCCATCCTGGCTGCTAACTCACTCAAAATCTGGCCACTTGGGAAGAAAACGgatattttttcccctctctgcaTTACTTTcatggtttttgttcttttgattcttttatttttgaaaccacgATCTCTCCCCGCGTGTCCAAGTGACTGTGTGTGCTGCAAGCGGCCCCGTGCGGCCCGGCCGTGGCTCCTCCCGTGGCTCCTCCCGTGGGCTGTGGGGAGGTGCCGAAGGGCCTGGGCCCTCCCGCTCCGCCCAGGCTCGGCCTCTCTGCTCCCGCGCCCGCCTTGTGTCCTGGTCTTGTCTGTGAAGTGGGCATGACGATCGCTGCCACCTTCCAACCTACCTCACAGGGGTGTTGTGGGGACACCGTGATCTCTGACTGTCATGTTGTGATGCGCCGGGGCCGCCCGCCCTCCTTCCTAAAGAcagggccccctcctccctcccctcccctcccctgctcccagccCTGAGCGCTTCTCGCCTGCccgccctccctctctctccctccctccctccctccctctctctctctctctctctctctctctctctctctctctctctctctctctctctctctctctccccctccccccctccctccctctctccctgcttcttctccttcctttgtGTCACTCTCTCCTCCATCAGGGAGCCAGTCTGACTTCAGCCGAGCCCCGGAGCACTGACTAGACAGCTACAGACACATCCTTCGGCCTGCGCTCGCCACAGGCTCGGGAGAGGGGCTTCCTGGCCCCCTCCTCGCCCCAGTCCCCCAGTCTCCCGCCTCCCCTCCCGTAGTGACCAATTCCTATCTCTTCCCTCTCCGCAGGCTCAATGAATCGAATGAATGTGaacttcttcatctgtgaaaatcttttattattttttttccattttctgtttgggggctttttgtttgtttttcttccgtTTGTTTGTCGAGAGAGCGATGGCTGCCAAGTGGGGGGTGCCTGGGGAGCCCTCGCTGTGAGTGGCTTGGAGGTCGCAGCGCAGGCGGTGCCGGGCTCTCGCTCTCTCGCTCTCTTGCTCATTCTGTGTGTCTcacatgctttttttctttcaaaattgggaTCTTTCATGTTGAGCCAGCCATAGAAGATAGCGAGAACTAAATctctgcaaaaaaaagaaaaaaaaaaaaagattaaaaattaaaaagcaaaacaaaaacctatgaaattatatatatatatattaaaaaatctctatcatccccccccccccgccccaccccagcgTTCCTGACACTGCCTCTTTCAGGAGAAAGCAATTCATTGACTCCTTACTACCACCCTTGGCCctcttcatgtttttaaaataaacttttaaaaaggaaaaaaagtcactcttgctatttgttttttttagttaGAGTTGGAACATTCCTTGGACCAGGTATTGGTATTGCAGGAAAGCccgccaccaccccccccacatCAGGCAGCCCCTCGCTCAGCCTCTCTGCTCCTCCTCTcgctcctccccccgccccagctcAGCTCCCCTGCCGcccacccctcccgccccccgcccccaggactGCTCTGTCGTGTTTCATCGGTTCAAGAGGACATTGAAACGGAAAACAgttgagaacaaaacaaaaaaaaaattgtatggcagtttttactttttatcgCTCGTTTTTAACTTCACAAATAAATGATAACAAAACCTCCCCGTGTCTGCCGGGTGccgtctctctctttctctccccgtAGAGTTTTGAAGCAGATGTTTGTTCTTTATAGATGTTGTAAAAGCCTGATAACGGTGATTGGAAATTACAAGCTTTGTgttgtgttggtttttttttttttttttttaaaccggaATTATAAGAAAAGATAGTTTTCTGCAGGCGCATTGTGCTTTCCTaactctgccccccaccccttttttggTTAAATAAAGTGCTTTTTGTCTAAAACGGCGTGCTGGCCGCAGTTGTGTTTGCAGAGGAAACAGGCTGAAGAGGAGCTTGGCCCATGAGAGTGGGGTGTGGGCCCCCCAAAGACTGGCCGCCTGGTCTTGTAGGAAGGGAGAAGCAGGCAGAGCCCCGGCAGTGCAGTCCTCCCCCAGCGTTCCTGCCTCTGGGAACGTGGGGAGCAAGGCCCCCAGGAGGGTCCCCAGGGACTGGTGTTCCCATGGATACAGCCTGCCACCACAGCAAACCCATGGCCGGCCGTGCCTTGCGGGACTCGGCATGGCCCTGATGGCATGCCTAGCTGTGGCCTGTTTTGCTAGCGAGCCCTGAGTTGGAAACCTGGCCTGTTGAAAGGAAGGGTGTCCATTCCAGTGGTTTGTGGCAGTCTAAGGACGAGGGCAGGAGATGGGACGGTGGTCTGAGAGGCCACTTGAGCTGTCGGGCCCAGGGGTGATCGTGTGGAGGCATGCTGTTTGCCTGGGGTGTTCCTCTGGGATTTAGGGTTGAAATACCAGTGCTGAAAAACTCAGGGGTCCCACTCAGAATCTGGATGTCTGGGCCCACAGGCAACAGCTGCCACCTCTAGGTGGGGCTGTTCACGGCCCCCATGACCTTCCAGGTTTATTAGGGACCTGCCCCAGTGGGAGTGCCCCTTGGTGGCCCCCAGTCAGCCCACTTGTGGGGCAGCGGGCCCAGGAAAGGGGGAGGCTGTCGATCTGGGGTCACGTGGGGAGTCAGCTTAGATTGGAACCCCAGGCTCCCCTCACCAGGCGTCTCACCTCAGGCCAGTGCACCCGCTCTGAGCTCTGGGGCAAGGGGAGAGCGGAGCCCCCGGCCCTGTCCTGACTCACTGCAGACTTTCGATGACAGAGCAGCACTTGGCAAAAATGTTTTCTGGAGCTGCTTCTGCCAAGATCTAGAGAAGGGGAGCAAAGGGGGCTTCAGTTCTGAGTATCGCAGGGTCACTGCCCTCCACCCCCTGATGGAGGGGGTGACAGGTTCGCAGGCCCCTTTTACTTGCTGGTAAAGAATCGAGAGGTGCAGCCCCAGGGCCGTGTGGACGAGGGGAGACGGAAATGGGTCAGGAGGGCTGCCCTGCAAGGCTGCGCGTTACTGACAGCTGGGCACAAACTGTGCGGGGGTGCTGTCCCTGGGAACAGGCCGTAGGACCAGGGTTGTGCCAGGCTAGCTCACCCCCTTCCCATCCCATCCTTGGTGGTTGAGGCTAGCTTCTCTCACTCTTGCTCTCCTTACCTTTGGTTGCGGGAGGGGAACAGGAACGACACCAAAGTTCTCTGTCTTCACAGCAGTGAAAGTACAGGAGTTGCATGGGTCACTTTTAAGATATCCCTGCTTTCTACGTTGAGAACACATGGCTGGCTTTGAGTTGAGCTGTGGTTGACCAGTTGTCCTAATcttaacatgttttttttttttggagatacGTTCTGAAATGTATTTGATTTTGCAGTTTTGGAGCCAGTCATTCCGTTCAGACCTTCAGTGTCATACCTGGGAGGCCACAGCCTGCACCCATTCTGCCTAATGGAAGAAATGGAACTCCCCAGTGTAcatgctggggaaactgaggcccagagttcTGGGAGCCAGGGCTGCAGTATAACCCCTGTGCTGTTTCAGCTGGACTTGCTCCCCTGGGGGGCCAGGGGAGTGAGCAGTAAGCAGGGAGTACTTAGGTTTCGGAGCAGGTTCTTCTGCTGGTAGAAGGCCAGGATGGGCTGACACAGGGTGTAGCGCACCTCCAGGCACTGGCGGATGGCCGACTTGCAGTCATCGGCCCGGCACTCCACCTGGCCCCGGCGCCTCAAGCTCTCTCTGGACCATTGCCTCCACGGAGCAGTCAAACACAATGACGAGGTTGGGGGCCCGGCCCACCTAGGCACACGTGAAGGGGGCTGGGTGAGGAAGAGGCTGGGCGCACTGGCCCCCTGTGCACCCCCGCCCCAGAGATCAGGAATCTAGGGTGGTGCGGCCCAGTAAAGAATAACCAGGTCCCTGGGTCCGTTTTACTTTTGGAGTTCCAAGTTTTTGTTTTACGTGTTTATTTTTTGGACAGGTAGGACATTGGTGGAGCTCATAAACCAAACAACACCACTGGGAAAGGGCAAAGAGTCTCCTTGCTGTCCCGAGGCACCCAGTTTCACCCTCCCTGGAGGCAACCAAGTTCTCTATTTCTTGCGTCTCCTTCCAGAACTATTTTAGGCACGTGCCAGGCAGATCTGGTTCTGatgttctttttcctcctttttcataCAGATGGTAAAGACATTGATTTTCCCTTGATTTTATTCACTTAGTAAGCTGGAGATGGTTGCACATTGGCACACGAGGAAGTTCCCAGTCCTTTTTAATCACTATATAGTATGCTGTTGTGTGGATGTGTTATGATTTACTTAACTGGTTCCTCGATGGGTATTTAGATTGAAATATCCCTTTTAAGATGGATTTAAGCAGTTTCTCCTTGCCTTCCTCTTGCCTAGACATTT includes:
- the KHSRP gene encoding far upstream element-binding protein 2; translation: MSDYSTGGPPPGPPPPAGGGGGSGGAGGAGGGPPPGPPGAGDRGGGGPGGGGPGGGSAGGPSQPPGGGGPGIRKDAFADAVQRARQIAAKIGGDAATTVNNSTPDFGFGGQKRQLEDGDQPESKKLASQGDSISSQLGPIHPPPRTSMTEEYRVPDGMVGLIIGRGGEQINKIQQDSGCKVQISPDSGGLPERSVSLTGAPESVQKAKMMLDDIVSRGRGGPPGQFHDNANGGQNGTVQEIMIPAGKAGLVIGKGGETIKQLQERAGVKMILIQDGSQNTNVDKPLRIIGDPYKVQQACEMVMDILRERDQGGFGDRNEYGSRIGGGIDVPVPRHSVGVVIGRSGEMIKKIQNDAGVRIQFKQDDGTGPEKIAHIMGPPDRCEHAARIINDLLQSLRSGPPGPPGGPGMPPGGRGRGRGQGNWGPPGGEMTFSIPTHKCGLVIGRGGENVKAINQQTGAFVEISRQLPPNGDPNFKLFIIRGSPQQIDHAKQLIEEKIEGPLCPVGPGPGGPGPAGPMGPFNPGPFNQGPPGAPPHAGGPPPHQYPPQGWGNTYPQWQPPAPHDPNKAAAAAADPNAAWAAYYSHYYQQPPGPVPGPAPAPAAPPTQGEPPQPPPAGQSDYTKAWEEYYKKIGQQPQQPGAPPQQDYTKAWEEYYKKQAQVATGGGPGAPPGSQPDYSAAWAEYYRQQAAYYGQTPGPGGPQPPPTQQGQQQASGNCHPPPPPFSFQPPATVHPALVGSAGNPFPCGVCP